In Arenicella xantha, the genomic window CATTATTGGACACGCCGACGTTGGAGAGCAATTAGTTAACGATTCGCGCATGCCGGTAATCAGTGCAACTGGAAGCACCGCCATGGGCCGCAAAGTAGGCCCTGCTGTGGCCGCGCGATTCGGTCGTTCTATTTTGGAACTTGGTGGGAATAATGCGATTATTGTTACGCCGAGTGCAGATATGGATATGGCAGTACGAGCGATTTTATTCGGAGCTGTTGGTACCGCCGGTCAGCGTTGTACATCAACCCGACGTTTGTTCGTACACAGTGATGTTTACGATGAATTAGTCCCGGCACTTAAAGAAGCTTACAGCGGAATTCGCGTTGGTGATCCAATGCAACAAAGCACGTTGGTCGGCCCATTAATCGACAAGCAAGCCTTCACTAACATGCAGTCGGCGCTGGATCTTGCGATGGTAAATGGCGGCGAAGTGCTTGGTGGGTCGCGCGCATTGCAAGACACATATCCGAATGCCTATTATGTGAATCCCGCTATTGTTGAAATGGGTGAAACCAAGCAAACCGTGCAAGAAGAAACGTTTGCACCGATTTTGTATGTGTATCGCTATAACGACCTCGACGAAGCCATACGACTACATAACGACGTTCCTCAAGGCTTATCATCAGCGATTTTCACCATGGACATGCGTGAAGCCGAAAAATTTACGTCTGCGGTAGGCAGTGATTGCGGTATTGCGAATGTGAATATTGGTACCAGTGGAGCCGAAATTGGTGGTGCTTTCGGTGGGGAAAAAGAGACTGGCGGCGGTCGCGAGTCAGGCTCCGATGCTTGGAAAGGCTACATGCGCCGAGCAACCTCCACAGTGAATTACTCGACTGA contains:
- the amaB gene encoding L-piperidine-6-carboxylate dehydrogenase, yielding MNIESVFTALGLSEAQLNAGDLAVTSPVDGKTIASVAVHNSNQVDAAIAKSRVAFEQWKTVPAPKRGELVRVLGNKLRDHKEALGALVSMECGKIYQEGLGEVQEMIDICDLAVGLSRQLFGLTIASERPGHRMTETWHPIGPVGIISAFNFPVAVWCWNSALALVCGNSVIWKPSEKTPLTALACQKLFDAAAAEVGDIPEGLSQVIIGHADVGEQLVNDSRMPVISATGSTAMGRKVGPAVAARFGRSILELGGNNAIIVTPSADMDMAVRAILFGAVGTAGQRCTSTRRLFVHSDVYDELVPALKEAYSGIRVGDPMQQSTLVGPLIDKQAFTNMQSALDLAMVNGGEVLGGSRALQDTYPNAYYVNPAIVEMGETKQTVQEETFAPILYVYRYNDLDEAIRLHNDVPQGLSSAIFTMDMREAEKFTSAVGSDCGIANVNIGTSGAEIGGAFGGEKETGGGRESGSDAWKGYMRRATSTVNYSTDLPLAQGIEFNL